One Streptomyces sp. ML-6 genomic region harbors:
- a CDS encoding TetR/AcrR family transcriptional regulator yields MTEAGSAGKPPVKRRGGPARGRILEAAARRFYADGVAATGIDTITAEAGVAKMSLYNNFASKADLVTAYLGARHDEWLGLYRRRLADARTPRDAVLAVFDAYADHAGLAYEHGFRGCGLLNAAAELPTGHEGRAVVRRHKEEVEGLLVTHLRELLSDREPSDRDERAPDGEALDEKVRDVAEHLAFLLEGAIVRAGLEGDGTRMRRARALAESLVDGL; encoded by the coding sequence ATGACCGAGGCCGGGTCCGCCGGAAAGCCGCCGGTGAAGCGACGTGGGGGGCCCGCGCGGGGACGCATCCTCGAAGCCGCCGCGCGCCGGTTCTACGCCGACGGCGTCGCGGCCACGGGGATCGACACCATCACCGCCGAGGCCGGTGTGGCGAAGATGAGCCTCTACAACAACTTCGCCTCCAAGGCCGACCTCGTGACCGCCTACCTCGGCGCCCGGCACGACGAGTGGCTCGGCCTCTACCGGCGGCGGCTGGCCGACGCCCGGACCCCCCGGGACGCCGTACTGGCCGTCTTCGACGCCTACGCCGACCACGCGGGCCTCGCCTACGAGCACGGCTTCCGCGGCTGCGGCCTGCTCAACGCCGCCGCCGAACTGCCCACCGGGCACGAGGGCCGGGCCGTGGTGCGCCGGCACAAGGAGGAGGTCGAGGGCCTGCTCGTCACCCACCTCCGGGAGCTGCTGTCCGACCGGGAGCCGTCCGATCGCGACGAGAGGGCCCCGGACGGGGAAGCGCTCGACGAGAAGGTCCGGGATGTCGCCGAACACCTGGCGTTCCTGCTCGAAGGGGCCATCGTGCGGGCGGGCCTGGAGGGCGACGGCACCCGTATGCGGCGCGCCCGCGCCCTGGCGGAGTCCCTGGTGGACGGGCTGTGA